In the Clostridium sp. 'White wine YQ' genome, CAACTCTAATTGATGGAAGAGCTACTGCCACATTCTTTTCAGCATGCTCAGCCATTAAATCTTGAACTAAAGCATTAATATCAGAATAATCACAGGTACTTAGGGATGCTAACGATATTTCTTGATAGCCTGTATTTTTAACTAATTCTCTTGCTTGCTTTAAAAGTGTTTCTCTTCCCTTTTCTCTTACAGGTCTATATATCATACCTGCTTGACAGAATCTACAACCATTAGTACATCCTCTAAAAACTTCTAAAACAATTCTATCATGAACAATTTCAGTATAAGGAACTATGATATCAGTTGGGAATTCAACATCTGTATAATTAGAGATTATTCTCTTTTGTACTTGAGCTGGAACATCATCATATTTAGGTTTAAATTCTTTTATTGTTCCATCTTCGTTATATGTAACATCATATAATGAAGGAACATAAATACCTCTTATTTTAGATATTTCTCTTAAGAATTCTTTTTTCTTTCCTTTACCTTTATATTTCTTATAAACCTCTAATACATCATTCATCATTTCTTCTCCCTCACCAAGTTCAAAGAAATCAACAATACCTGAAAGAGGCTCTGGGTTATATGCACAAGGACCACCAGCCATTACTATAGGTTCCTCTTCTCCTCTTTCTGAAGCCCTAACGGTAACCCCTCCTAGGTTTAGCATATTTAAGATATTTGTGAAGCTCATCTCATATTGAAGCGTAAAACCTAATATATCAAAATCCTTAAGAGGATCCTTAGTTTCAAGAGTATATAAAGGAATATTATTTTTTCTCATTTCCTTTTCCATATCAGGCCATGGAGCATATGCTCTCTCGCAATATGTATCTTCTCTATTATTTATAGTATGATAAAGAATTCTTGAACCTAAGTGCGCCATTCCAACTTCATAAACATCTGGAAAACAAAACGCAAATCTTATGTCAACTTCATTTTTATCTTTAATTATCTGATTAAGTTCACCGCCTATGTATCTGGCAGGTTTCTCAACTTTATATAAAATATCATCTGTGATTCTATTCATTAATATTTCCTCCTCCATATAACTAACAGTATATAAAGCAAATTTGTCAATCGACTTTATTCTATCATAACTTTATATTATAAACCACCTTAGTATTATTACTTAGATTTGCCCTTAATGCAATAGTTGGATAAACTTACATTCTAAAATCTTGCTATTCTTTAAAATAATTAGAATGACTTAGCATAATGAAGGAATATAAGAATAATCTCCTCTTATGGTGTTGATAATGATTATCATTATATTTTATTTCATGTTATTATACGAACATAATAAATATAAGTTATTGGAGGTAACTATGGCAAAAATGATGGGACCTCGTTTCAAAACTTGTAGAAGGCTTGGCTTAAATGTTGTCGGCCACCCTAAGGCTATGAAGCGAGCAACAAAAGGTACAAGTAGAGCAGATAGAAAGCTCTCAGATTATGGTGTTCAGTTATTAGAAAAGCAAAGATTACGCGCATATTATGGCGTTATGGAAAAGCAATTTTCTAGATATGTTAAAGAAGCATTCTCTAGTAAATCAGTTCCTGGAGAAGCCTTATTATTAATTCTAGAATCTAGATTAGATAATATGGTTTATAGAATGGGATTTGCTACTTCTATAAGACAAGCAAGACAAATGGTAAACCATGGTCATTTTCTTGTTAATAATCAAAAAGTTAATATACCTTCTTATAGGTTAAAACCAGGAGATGAAGTTACTCTAAGGGAAAAATCTAAAAAAACAGATATGTTTGTAGAAACTTTTAGCAATAATATACTAAACACTCTTCCCTATATAACTAAAGATGAGAACAACTTCAAAGGAAGTTATTTAAGATTTCCTAATAGAACTGAACTCCCAATTATTATAAATGAACAACTTATAGTTGAATTTTATTCTAAATAATATATTTTTACTGGCAACCAAAAATATATTAAATGGAATAATACCATTAATTATACCTCCAGCACCTATATATGTTATACTACACAAAAGGCTTGGTAATTTACCAAGCCTCTTCTTTATAAACTATTCTTTTACATCTGAAAAATATTCCTCTAAAGTAATATTTCCATATTTCTTTAGTGCCTCCATTAACTCATCTTCATTAATAATTCCTACCATTTTCATATCCTCATCTAATACATAAAAACAATTAAATTTATTTTTATCAACTAGAGTTAATATATTTACTAATCCTAATTTGTAATATACTGATATACTTGAGTTTTCAATATAACTTTTTTTAACAAACCTACTTTTTTTTCTAACTAAGTCCCCCATTAATATATACATAATTCTCTTTTTTTCCTTTAAGGCTGAGTATAACATTAAAGCACTTACTAGTACTAGGGTTATATTGAGTTTATGTAATTTTAAAATATCATAAATAAATAATCCAAAAAATCCGATACTAATGATTATCCCTAAATAAATTATTACCTTACTTGCTAACCTATATGTTAATCTTTTGGATAGTATGATATTGAATATCTTCCCTCCATCAAGGGGATACGCCGGCAGCAAATTAAAAAAACATAACACTAAATTTATAACAGACATATTTGAAAAATAGTACCCACTACAAATATATATTATAATAGCTATAAGTAGGTTCGTAAGAGGACCAGCTAAATAGACTATTATCTGTTTTTCTTCAGTTAACTCATCCATATCTTCTATCTCAATAAAAAATCCCAATGGGTGTATGAGCAGTTTTTTAATATTCATTCCAAATATTATCGCCATAACCCCATGAGATATTTCATGTAATAATACAAATATAAATGCTATAAAAAAATTATATTGAAGGCATAAGCAAATAAGAATTAGTAATTCTCCTAAAAGCATTATTTTTCTTCTCTTCATTATTCACTCCCCAATAATTACTTCAAGCCTTTAAAGATTTATATAGTCTTTTATGTCTCTAGCTTCCCCCATATATTTTAATTGAAATAACAATGATGGCTTTGCTTCATTATTACTATTACCACCTTTTCCTACCAACTGTCCTTTAGAAATTTTATCCCCCTCTTTCACGTCTATTTCACCTAAATTCCCATAGACACTTTCTACTCCACTTCCATTATCTATAACAATATATTTGCCTAAAGTCTTATCCTCAGATACTTTAGTTACATTTCCATCACCTATACTTATAATCTCTGTACCTTCTTTAATTTCTATACTATAGAGCTTTGAACTATCATCTTTAAGAACATAACTTCCTAATACCGGCTTAACAAGGGTTTCCTTCATTTGACTTTTAACAGTCTGACCATTTGATACTTTCTCTTTTAAAAAATCAGCTACTTCCTCTCCCTTATGCTTAATTGATGACACATCAAAAGTTTTAATATAGTCTATAACTTCATTTATTGTATACCCTTTATTTACTGCATATTTGCCATAATTGTAAACTGCTAAAGTTTGCTCAGTTTTAACGCTCTTGCAAACTAAAATTAGCAGGCATAATATAAATGTCCCAACCAATTCTTGTATAATTCTTCTAACTATGATATCTTTAAAACTTTTTGAACTATGTTCCCCTATGCTTCTGTTTACTTGGTACTCTCCTCCTATACTTCCTATATGGTTACTTTTTCTCCTTTCCATAATCTTTCCATAGTAACTCTTATACTCCGAATTATAATTTCCCACTTTTTTCACCTCATAGATTTTAATCACTTTATTAATATATTCCTTGTTATTGTTTTTGTGTTATTTATATATAATGCTCTAAAGAATTTACATGTCTGCCCATAAGATGTAATATGATTTTTGCATTATATATTAATATATATTTAAGTGATAATTAACATAGAACTTTTATAAATTCTTAAAGCGTAAAAAAAAATCAGTCTTATAAAAGACTGATTTTTTTCTATAAGCTTTTTATTAAAATTTCCGCTGTCCCTATATTTGTGGCTATTGGAATGCTATGTACATCACAAATTCTAATTAACGCTGTAACATCTGGTTCATGCGGTTGAGCTGTTAAAGGATCTCTTAGAAATATTACTAACTTAATATCACCTTCTGCAATCCTTCCACCAATTTGTTGATCTCCTCCTAATGGTCCAGACAAAAATCTTGTTACTTCAAGCCCCGTAGTTTCAGTAATCTTTTTTCCTGTAGTTCCAGTAGCGACAAGAGTGTGTTTTTCTAATATACTTTTATATCTTTTGCAAAAATCTATAATAGTTTCTTTTTTGTTATCATGAGCAATCAATGCAACTTTCATAACAACCCCCATAAAATTAAAAATTAATTTTCTTTCTTCTCATACCAATATTTAATATTAAGCCTAAGGACATCATTGTTGTAAGTAGTGAACTTCCTCCATAACTTACTAAAGGTAAAGTTATTCCCGTTATAGGCATTAAACCAATAGTCATCCCCATATTTTGAAATATTGCAAATAGGAAATATGCGGCTAGTCCAACGCAAATTATCTTTCCAAAAATATCTTTACTGGTTCTCGATATCACCAGAGTTCTATAAACTATAATTCCATATAATGTTAATAGAAAAATTGCTCCTACAGTACCCCAGCTTTCTCCTACAATTGCGAATATAAAATCTGTATCTTTTTCAGGTACATTTTGTGAAACATATCCACCTGGCGCATCAGTTGCTAAATTAACGCCTGTACCTAAAAATCCCCCTGAACCTATTCCTATCATAGACTGTGTTAACTGAAGACCAGAATTAAGTTCATCTGCTTCTGGATCCATAAATGATGTTATTCTTTTCTTTTGATAGTCTTGTATCAAGCCTGAATTCCATACCAAAACTATTGCTAAGAATATAGCTAGCAGCCCTCCACCAATTACCCTTAAGTCTAGTCCCGCAATAAAAAATATCCCTAGAACAATGAAGAAACACACCATTGTCATACCCATATCCGGTTCCTTAACTATCAAAATAACTGGAACTATAATATATGCTGCTAAAATGAAGAAATTCTTTATATCATTTACTTTTCCGTCCATATCTTGAATTTTCTTTGCCATCATTACTATAATACCTATTTTGGCCAGTTCTGATGGTTGCATAGAGAAACCACCTATTCTTATCCACCCTTGTGCTCCATTAACTATTGACCCAGCAAATATTGTGACTATAAGCAAGAGTATTCCTAAGAGATAAAACAGAAAGGCATAATTTTGTAATACTACATAGTCTATGAGTAAAACTACATAGATTGCAACTAGTGATATTACAAGCCATATTAATTGTCTTTTTACTTCAGAAAATCCTACATCACCTTTAGTTGCTAAATATATATTAAAACATCCAAAAAGAACCGTGGTAATCATAGCAACTAAAAGTGTAAAGTCCAGTTCCTTTAGAATTTTTAAATCAAGCTTAAATCTTCCAAACATCTATCTTCCTCCATATTAAAACTTCTACATTATTATAACTCATATTATAATATTTCTCCATAAATCTATAGTTAATTCACTAATTATTGAAAAATGAAGGATTTTTGTAACTATTTTATCGGTAAAAAATGGAGATGAATACATTCACCTCCTAATTTATCAACAACTATCTTCCTCTTACACTTTTAATTGGAATATTTGCAACTAATGCAGGTGAATTTCCTTCACTTGCCTCTGTTTTAGTTACAGTAATCTCCATATCTCCAGCATCTATTTCTACATACTTAGAAATAACTTCTAGTATTTCTTCTCTAATTTTATTTAATAATTCTGGTGCAATTTCACCTCTATCATGAATCAAAATTAACCTCAACCTATCTTTTGCTACCTCCTTAGGAGAAGGCTTATTTCCAAAAAACTTATTAAAAAACTCCATATTTCTCCCCCCCGTTATACCTATTTACGCTTAAACAATTTCTTAAGTGATCCAAAAAGGCCTGCAGATTCAACGTTTAAGTTTAGAAGGGGAACTTCTTCTCCTGTAATTCTTCTAGCAATATTTCTAAATGCTTGTCCAGAAATTGCTTTTTCATCAAGAACAATTGGCTCTCCTCTGTTAGTAGAAACTGTAATTGATTTATCATCAGGTACTACACCTAACAACTTAATAGATAATATTTCTAATATATCACTTATATCAAGCATATCTCCATTTTGTGTCATTTCGTAGTTTAATCTATTTACTATAACTTGATGATCATCTAAACCTTTTGCATCTAATTTACCAATAACTCTATCAGCATCTCTAACAGAAGTTATTTCTGGATTAACTACTACAACTGCTCTATCAGCTGCAACTATAGCATTTTCAAATCCTTGTTCAATACCTGCTGGACAATCGATAAGTACGTAGTCAAATTCCTCTTTAAGCTCATTAATTATAGTTAACATTTGATTTGGCTTGATATCATTTTTATCTTTTGTTTGAGCTGTTGGAAGCAAGCAAAGATTTGGAAATCTCTTATCTTTTATTAATGCCTGCTTTGTTCTACATCTTTTTTCAAATATATCAATTATAGTATATACTATTCTATTTTCTAGACCCATTAATACATCAAGATTTCTAAGACCTGTATCTCCATCTACCACCACAACTTTCTTGCCTAATGCAGCAAGTGCTGTTCCTATATTTGCTGTTGTAGTAGTTTTTCCAACGCCACCCTTACCTGATGTTATAACAATTGACTCTCCCATTCTAAAATCCCTCCAATTATTTTTAAATGAATTTATTAGGTAAATACGGTTCTACAATAATCATTCCATCCTTCAATTTTGCAACTTCTGGATATTTTGGTTTTTCACCTTCTTCTGGAGAAATTGTTACTACATCTCCTATTTGAAGGAGCTCTGGCTCCAATGTAAAAGCAGCTATAATAGCCTTATTATTCCCTGTAGTTCCAGCATGCACCTGACCCCTTATTTTACCTAAAACAATTATATTACCAGCAGCATAAACTTCTGACCCTGAGTTTATGTCTCCTATTATCACAATATTTCCGGCATATTCTATACGTTGTCCCCCTCTTATGGTTTTTCGTATGAACTTGGTTCTACCTTCATATATTCCGGTAAAAACCTTTACCTCTTTTTCTTCAATATCCTTTAAGATACACTCTTTTATTCCAATCTCTTCGAAAAGGATATCTTTTAAAATTCTTATATCTCGTTCTTCTATGTACTTCAATTCAGTTTTTATGGTTAATGTAGCTCCCATATAAAACTTTTTACCTTTATTTAATCTTTCTAACAGAACCTCTGTAACTTCGCCAAAATCTTTAAATTTATTATAATTTATTACAGCGAGTAACCCTTCCTTATTCCCTTTTATAATTATCCTATCATCAATCATAAATACCTCTCCAGTGGCTTTTATATTAAATTGCATTTAAACTCAAATTTTCTTTGTCTAAAGGGTTTTTATAGGAAACTTAACTTATACTTTCATAAATAAGTTAATAGTTGAACTTAAAACCCTATATTATATTATCGAAAAAACT is a window encoding:
- the rpsD gene encoding 30S ribosomal protein S4: MAKMMGPRFKTCRRLGLNVVGHPKAMKRATKGTSRADRKLSDYGVQLLEKQRLRAYYGVMEKQFSRYVKEAFSSKSVPGEALLLILESRLDNMVYRMGFATSIRQARQMVNHGHFLVNNQKVNIPSYRLKPGDEVTLREKSKKTDMFVETFSNNILNTLPYITKDENNFKGSYLRFPNRTELPIIINEQLIVEFYSK
- a CDS encoding M23 family metallopeptidase, with product MGNYNSEYKSYYGKIMERRKSNHIGSIGGEYQVNRSIGEHSSKSFKDIIVRRIIQELVGTFILCLLILVCKSVKTEQTLAVYNYGKYAVNKGYTINEVIDYIKTFDVSSIKHKGEEVADFLKEKVSNGQTVKSQMKETLVKPVLGSYVLKDDSSKLYSIEIKEGTEIISIGDGNVTKVSEDKTLGKYIVIDNGSGVESVYGNLGEIDVKEGDKISKGQLVGKGGNSNNEAKPSLLFQLKYMGEARDIKDYINL
- the mgsA gene encoding methylglyoxal synthase, translating into MKVALIAHDNKKETIIDFCKRYKSILEKHTLVATGTTGKKITETTGLEVTRFLSGPLGGDQQIGGRIAEGDIKLVIFLRDPLTAQPHEPDVTALIRICDVHSIPIATNIGTAEILIKSL
- a CDS encoding TIGR03960 family B12-binding radical SAM protein, encoding MNRITDDILYKVEKPARYIGGELNQIIKDKNEVDIRFAFCFPDVYEVGMAHLGSRILYHTINNREDTYCERAYAPWPDMEKEMRKNNIPLYTLETKDPLKDFDILGFTLQYEMSFTNILNMLNLGGVTVRASERGEEEPIVMAGGPCAYNPEPLSGIVDFFELGEGEEMMNDVLEVYKKYKGKGKKKEFLREISKIRGIYVPSLYDVTYNEDGTIKEFKPKYDDVPAQVQKRIISNYTDVEFPTDIIVPYTEIVHDRIVLEVFRGCTNGCRFCQAGMIYRPVREKGRETLLKQARELVKNTGYQEISLASLSTCDYSDINALVQDLMAEHAEKNVAVALPSIRVDAFSVDLLKEIQKVKKTGLTFAPEAGSQRMRDVINKGLTEERILEAARSAFEAGWSTLKLYFMLGLPYETIEDARGIGELAEKIVAQYFEVPKGTRNKGLRVTVSTSIFVPKPFTPFQWSPMEKMPEVNDKINAVKSSIKSRAISYSYHEQKTSYMEAVFARGDRRLSDVLIKAFEKGAKFDGWSEYFDFNIWQEALKECNVDGDFYVYRSRSYDEILPWDFIDIGVDRDYIVKENEKAKAADLTQNCRVGCTGCGINVNFKEGKCFEGAILN
- the rodA gene encoding rod shape-determining protein RodA, encoding MFGRFKLDLKILKELDFTLLVAMITTVLFGCFNIYLATKGDVGFSEVKRQLIWLVISLVAIYVVLLIDYVVLQNYAFLFYLLGILLLIVTIFAGSIVNGAQGWIRIGGFSMQPSELAKIGIIVMMAKKIQDMDGKVNDIKNFFILAAYIIVPVILIVKEPDMGMTMVCFFIVLGIFFIAGLDLRVIGGGLLAIFLAIVLVWNSGLIQDYQKKRITSFMDPEADELNSGLQLTQSMIGIGSGGFLGTGVNLATDAPGGYVSQNVPEKDTDFIFAIVGESWGTVGAIFLLTLYGIIVYRTLVISRTSKDIFGKIICVGLAAYFLFAIFQNMGMTIGLMPITGITLPLVSYGGSSLLTTMMSLGLILNIGMRRKKINF
- a CDS encoding site-2 protease family protein; protein product: MKRRKIMLLGELLILICLCLQYNFFIAFIFVLLHEISHGVMAIIFGMNIKKLLIHPLGFFIEIEDMDELTEEKQIIVYLAGPLTNLLIAIIIYICSGYYFSNMSVINLVLCFFNLLPAYPLDGGKIFNIILSKRLTYRLASKVIIYLGIIISIGFFGLFIYDILKLHKLNITLVLVSALMLYSALKEKKRIMYILMGDLVRKKSRFVKKSYIENSSISVYYKLGLVNILTLVDKNKFNCFYVLDEDMKMVGIINEDELMEALKKYGNITLEEYFSDVKE
- the minE gene encoding cell division topological specificity factor MinE, yielding MEFFNKFFGNKPSPKEVAKDRLRLILIHDRGEIAPELLNKIREEILEVISKYVEIDAGDMEITVTKTEASEGNSPALVANIPIKSVRGR
- the minC gene encoding septum site-determining protein MinC, with the translated sequence MIDDRIIIKGNKEGLLAVINYNKFKDFGEVTEVLLERLNKGKKFYMGATLTIKTELKYIEERDIRILKDILFEEIGIKECILKDIEEKEVKVFTGIYEGRTKFIRKTIRGGQRIEYAGNIVIIGDINSGSEVYAAGNIIVLGKIRGQVHAGTTGNNKAIIAAFTLEPELLQIGDVVTISPEEGEKPKYPEVAKLKDGMIIVEPYLPNKFI
- the minD gene encoding septum site-determining protein MinD; translation: MGESIVITSGKGGVGKTTTTANIGTALAALGKKVVVVDGDTGLRNLDVLMGLENRIVYTIIDIFEKRCRTKQALIKDKRFPNLCLLPTAQTKDKNDIKPNQMLTIINELKEEFDYVLIDCPAGIEQGFENAIVAADRAVVVVNPEITSVRDADRVIGKLDAKGLDDHQVIVNRLNYEMTQNGDMLDISDILEILSIKLLGVVPDDKSITVSTNRGEPIVLDEKAISGQAFRNIARRITGEEVPLLNLNVESAGLFGSLKKLFKRK